In Alphaproteobacteria bacterium, the sequence AGGTTCGCAGTTTTTGGCAACAGAACACGAAGGTTGGTATGCGCAAAAACTTGCAAGAGAGGGCGGCTACTCACGCATTGTGGCGGATAATGAAGAAACGCTTCAAAAGAACATAGCCATTATGTGTGAAAACCCCGAAGTTTTAATTAGGGAGGTTGCCCATAAACGCACAACATTCACCCGTAAACATATAGAAGATGAAATTATCAGACGCGTAGGAGGAGATTTAAAACTCTTTGCACTCTTAAAAACGAAAGTAGATGAACTCAGCGTTTCTCCCAAACTCATCCTTTCCCAAGCCAACGATAACATCGTTTATGAAGGATCAACTTTTGCAACAGAACTAAATGGATTGGCCTCAAAGTTTACGGACCAGTTGCTGGAAAATAAAGAAATTTCCGAGAAGCTTGGCAATAATATCAACAGAGAAGAGGTGTTTACATCTACCCACTACAAAGAACAAGAAGACACGATTACAACTCTTGCTGATACACTGCATAAACGTCAAACGAAGTCAGTTTCTCAAGCTTTTATTGACAGATCCATTGGGTCACAAGAGGTAGAATTTTTTAAAGAGCAACGAGACGCTGTTCACCATTTATGCAGCGGGCAAGATATCCGTATTTTAAACGGGAAGGCAGGCACTGGTAAAACAACTCTCCTGAAAGCCGTGGCCAGTAGCTATCAACAAGCTGGGTATGAAGTATTGGGGACATCTTTCCAAGGAAAGGCAGTTGAGATCATGGAGCAAGAAATTGGCATTCCGTGTAAAACATTAGATAGCTTTATGTTCCAATGGGAGAAATATCAAAAACAAAGAGACTATGTTAAAAGCGGCCGACTTTGGGGACGACCATATCTTTATGCCCATAATAAAATGAAGGCTTTGGAAAAACATCGCTTCACCAGCAATGACGTCATCATTGTTGATGAAGCGAATATGGTTGGTGGTAGACTCTGGGAGCCTTTCTTAAGAGAAGCTGTAGAGAGAGGAGCAAAAGTCCTCATCGTTCAAGATATTTCTCAAATTAAGTCGCGAGAAAGTGGGGATTATGGACGGCTTTTTGCGGAAAGATTTGAATGCGCAGAGACTCGAGAGGTATTACGTCAAAAAGTTGAGTGGCAACGAGAATGCTCAAAACTCTTAAATGAGCATAATGTTCTTGACGGCATCAAACCTTATTATGAAAAGGGTCATTTTACATGGCATGAAAGCGCAAGAGAGCAAATTCACGCTTTGCGGGATGCCTACATTAAAGATTATAATACTCATCAAAATCACATGGTCTTGGCCTATCGGAATGTGGAGGTTTATGAGCTTAACCAGGCGATTCGTGAAGGACTTAAGTCTCGTGGATATTTAAAAGAACATTTTCGCACTTTAGGTCAAGAATACGCGATTTGTGATCGAATTCGTTTTACTCAGAATGATCACTATGGGCAGTACGTTCAGAATGTTGAAGAGAAGTCCCTTTTGAGAAGTTTTTTTAAAAAGACTTCCTCCACTGGCATCAAAAATGGAACTCTTGGGATCATTGAAGAATATGATCTCAATAAAGCGCTAATGACTGTCCGACTGGAGAGAGGAAGGCGTGTGCAGTTCAGCACAGAAAACTACCCTCACATTACACACGGCTACGCAATGACCATTCACAAATCAGAAGGGAGTACTTTTGATAAAACTTTTGTGGTGGTAGACCCGTGCTTAGATCCATCCTCTCTTCTTGTTGCCATGACAAGGCACCGTCATGATGTAAAAGTGTATGTGAGTCGAGATAGGTTTATAGATTTTAAGAATTTTATAGACAAAGTCAGCCGAGGATCTTTTAAAGAAACATTGCAGGACTATCAAGTGGATGCGTCACAAAAGCCGTATTTAAGACGTGTTCAGCAATATAAAGATCTCATGGTGGAGGCGATCAATCTTCGTGAAGAGATGAGCCTCAAACCGTCACAACCTCTTTATCTACACCCATCTTACAAAGCATACAAAGTATGTTTTGAAGAGAAGAAACGAGCGGCTCAAAGCATTTTGGATAAGTGGGAAGAGCATACGCCTTACGTGCGCTTGGCTGGAATAAGACGTGATGTTTTGGAGGTCGATGCCGGATATCGTCCCCGGCTTCTCTCAGAAATAGAGTATAGAGCATCTATCCAGATGGAAGGGTATGTAGATCTCGTCCGCAAAGCGAGGAGTCTTTGGACAGAAATATCTCAGACACATCCAGGAGTGCTTTCAAAATCCCATCCCCTCTTTGAAGACTATAAAAGGTTAAAGACAGAACGAGATTCAATTGCGTCCGTAATGCAAGAAAATCCACGTCTTTATTGCCCGTTCCTTAGAGTGGAAAAAGGAGAAGATTCCCTCAAAGACTACTGGGGGAGTTCCCTCATTCAAAACGATCGCGTCTATATTGCATCCATCAAAACCCATGCACAGGCACATTTAACATCACAACTTGAGAATCTCTATTATGATCGTCTAAGTTTGCAGGAAAAGGAAAGTTATAATGTCGTAAAATCTTACTGTGACGCACGAAACGAGGCAGCCGCTCTTTATAGTCGGCTTAAAGATCGACCAAGTGTTGAGGCGCATGTCTCAAAAACGTTTATTACTCAAGAGCGTTTTAAGAAGGTGAAAATCATGCGCGATACATTGGCGCTAAAACTTGTGGATACGCCTGAAAGGTTTGAGGTGTTTTTTGAGAAGTTGGGAGTTAAAGAGGAGAAACTACTGGTTCATGCTCTTAATGGAGAAATACGAAGCAAAGTGGAGGCTTACAGTAGAGCCAAGAGTATTGAAGATCGAGGACCGCAAGCTATAGCCCTCAGGCAAGTTTTAAAACGTCCCAGTGACGTAAGAGTTGCAAAGCAAGCAGGGCTAGATGTAAATCGAGTAACTTTTGATAGCGCTCTCTACTCTAAAGTTCAAGCTGGAGAAATATCTCCAAAAATCAATCCAGATCTTATTTATTATCCCATAGAAAAGTATTTGAGGTCATCAAGGGAAGCCGCTCGTCTTTGGAAAGAGGTTAAAACGCCTGCAAATCGGAATGGTGTCGAAGAAGAA encodes:
- a CDS encoding AAA family ATPase — encoded protein: MAIYSLSLGFLSRSEGRSSVGFSAYIGGGHQKDERTGVPYGYSSKKDVIVSRILTSEESPDWVKTSSILWNKVESFEDEVASLRFKGDSRDSVKHQKSLEAKEKFLNSTQTAQTIMGAIPVELSKEQAEACVEEFLKERFVSRSLVVEYAMHWEKGNPHFHGMITRRPLKAGTFSQRKDSEIVSKTEHNTTRKQWESVANKHLQLAGHSVRIDARSNEDRGSQFLATEHEGWYAQKLAREGGYSRIVADNEETLQKNIAIMCENPEVLIREVAHKRTTFTRKHIEDEIIRRVGGDLKLFALLKTKVDELSVSPKLILSQANDNIVYEGSTFATELNGLASKFTDQLLENKEISEKLGNNINREEVFTSTHYKEQEDTITTLADTLHKRQTKSVSQAFIDRSIGSQEVEFFKEQRDAVHHLCSGQDIRILNGKAGTGKTTLLKAVASSYQQAGYEVLGTSFQGKAVEIMEQEIGIPCKTLDSFMFQWEKYQKQRDYVKSGRLWGRPYLYAHNKMKALEKHRFTSNDVIIVDEANMVGGRLWEPFLREAVERGAKVLIVQDISQIKSRESGDYGRLFAERFECAETREVLRQKVEWQRECSKLLNEHNVLDGIKPYYEKGHFTWHESAREQIHALRDAYIKDYNTHQNHMVLAYRNVEVYELNQAIREGLKSRGYLKEHFRTLGQEYAICDRIRFTQNDHYGQYVQNVEEKSLLRSFFKKTSSTGIKNGTLGIIEEYDLNKALMTVRLERGRRVQFSTENYPHITHGYAMTIHKSEGSTFDKTFVVVDPCLDPSSLLVAMTRHRHDVKVYVSRDRFIDFKNFIDKVSRGSFKETLQDYQVDASQKPYLRRVQQYKDLMVEAINLREEMSLKPSQPLYLHPSYKAYKVCFEEKKRAAQSILDKWEEHTPYVRLAGIRRDVLEVDAGYRPRLLSEIEYRASIQMEGYVDLVRKARSLWTEISQTHPGVLSKSHPLFEDYKRLKTERDSIASVMQENPRLYCPFLRVEKGEDSLKDYWGSSLIQNDRVYIASIKTHAQAHLTSQLENLYYDRLSLQEKESYNVVKSYCDARNEAAALYSRLKDRPSVEAHVSKTFITQERFKKVKIMRDTLALKLVDTPERFEVFFEKLGVKEEKLLVHALNGEIRSKVEAYSRAKSIEDRGPQAIALRQVLKRPSDVRVAKQAGLDVNRVTFDSALYSKVQAGEISPKINPDLIYYPIEKYLRSSREAARLWKEVKTPANRNGVEEEWQSAVTARNENAQRLLGNKVAVSVLTRMRPGIETRLQKHLGYAERRHVPSTHVLEMARGRYRDIAIDLLGSPNARMSTKSSLRFGQKGSLVVNISGANEGLWKDFEHNEGGNIFKLIEREKGTGFKESVDYLGKLLNVEADLKISQLPLIQRQEQSQKQTEIDHAKDFEQRLEAVLELQMKSKPIESTVAESYLRDERGIQGSSSEDLRFIPKGTEFKYKGERKDLNHDCMAAFVRNEDGELKSVQLTKLDVKGKRVLSRDGEKLNKIQYGIAKGSFVTLQDAPKDFDRVFIAEGVETALSIKEAGVDGKIVASLGIYNIGNYQGSEKEIIICADNDDHKQNAQTQKFLEKIQSQFKEQQDRSVTIIKPSKSGQDFNDVLKEKGPQGVRDYMKACHDTKKSQVQEVHKPEIQLDATPRSKISSIEKIASYMEDKLKEIKLDQNSSLGEDARKDLSAYIQLFTKDDSLRKELNVHNPVLTMELKDYIAKQQEHVKSRGYDR